A section of the Leishmania braziliensis MHOM/BR/75/M2904 complete genome, chromosome 13 genome encodes:
- a CDS encoding glycosyltransferase family-like protein has product MLRTCRRWHTVFDACYVLNLDRRPDRWAHVQQQVKRAKLQKFLKPGVEVTRFSGIDGNDLDVAGLHNDGVLTDLGYQRYQLPTEQKLYGMDLTKGAIGCALGHRAVWRRVVAEHRECALILEDDLEFHHQFARQFAERWSRVPADWGIVHMGGLDLLASDKSPRPYIADGIRLAYHGHRELTAYVVHAASAQRCLDLTLPMTWQVDTHISSCLADDTAAQDQYIADPKTYVFQPSLVIQLMSFTTDVQKKPTDNPALADAARRLREFVGGGTSVR; this is encoded by the coding sequence ATGCTGCGCACGTGCCGGCGTTGGCACACAGTCTTCGACGCCTGCTACGTCCTGAACCTCGACAGGCGACCTGATCGTTGGGCACATgtacagcagcaggtgaAGCGGGCGAAGCTGCAGAAGTTTCTCAAGCCCGGCGTCGAGGTGACGCGCTTCAGCGGCATCGATGGAAACGACCTCGACGTGGCGGGCTTGCATAACGACGGAGTACTCACAGACCTGGGCTACCAGCGCTATCAACTCCCCACGGAGCAGAAGCTGTACGGCATGGACCTAACGAAGGGGGCCATTGGTTGCGCCCTTGGCCATCGTGCGGTTTGGCGGCGAGTGGTAGCGGAGCATCGTGAGTGCGCGCTCATCCTGGAGGACGACCTTGAATTTCATCACCAGTTTGCCCGCCAATTCGCGGAGCGCTGGTCACGGGTCCCAGCTGACTGGGGGATCGTGCACATGGGTGGCCTTGACCTGCTCGCCAGTGACAAGTCGCCGCGGCCGTATATTGCGGACGGCATTCGACTAGCGTACCACGGTCACCGCGAGCTCACTGCATACGTTGTACACGCCGCCTCCgctcagcgctgcctcgacCTGACGCTGCCCATGACGTGGCAAGTGGACACCCACATCAGCAGTTGCCTCGCCGACGACACTGCAGCGCAGGACCAGTACATCGCCGATCCCAAGACGTATGTATTCCAACCATCCTTGGTAATTCAACTCATGTCCTTCACAACAGACGTGCAGAAGAAGCCCACCGACAACCCCGCCCTCGCAGACGCCGCGCGCCGCTTGCGTGAGTTCGTTGGTGGTGGCACGTCTGTTCGTTGA
- a CDS encoding putative N(2), N(2)-dimethylguanosine tRNA methyltransferase, protein MSVKSGQFNCDAVTRECPVGFSKITEGTTAVLEPPPNKKTSVSSAAPAAAAPLNLSDEEADGQQGSQAVFYNPAQVVNRDLSISVIELFSRLRLAEPRRRGGTKEGITILEALSATGLRAIRYYKEITNVRYIIANDMDADAVDCIVRNCAYNGVPVQYPTLKENMPSTAIELYADETEAGKGELKSNVSPRVGVCAGGAILPNLDDANDLMFRLAMDSSAHPGKRVCLVDTPAEASSGPLLRPLLQQELMDVVDLDPYGSASPFLDGAFRCIKEGGLMLVTSTDSAILCGNFADTAHAKYSSMPYKASHCHEAAVRTLLACVERVANRQKKYIVPLLSLHIDFYVRCFFRVYRQPAEVKLSACKLGYQLQCSSCSAFWVRPMATVRQPRPSRQARRRQKHEMNNRQGRAGEKPANGDVEQQNEDETAESATVAPQEHHHSRHGAKRVRDDEDNDEAASHKDNGVRKEVYPTSPSRHTNPKITPLTLQQMLNLAAATVSTASAPSRTAASACLVCGSNIVLSGPLYAAPTQNREFLEQLLALVEERAREGRLNAVARITGLIRTALEELPECPLFHLLPDVASYVRVRCPPTPCIVGALARLGYRCSQVHCAAAGLKTDCPPEVLYRVMLQWKAVQDALGLVGEAAVEDSGDNTEKKSPAASTAPRPLLVAPLTEADFTYDKDHDFRGRVIGVAKFVPNAPGWGPRRRHQGAAAVPEAVECHKDSGTDNRNGEA, encoded by the coding sequence atgtcTGTCAAGTCTGGTCAGTTCAACTGCGACGCCGTCACGCGCGAATGCCCAGTCGGCTTTTCGAAGATTACCGAGGGAACGACGGCAGTGCTGGAGCCACCTCCAAATAAGAAGACAAGTGTCTcttcagctgcgcctgctgctgctgctcctttaaacctcagcgacgaggaagcaGACGGCCAGCAAGGGAGCCAGGCTGTCTTCTACAACCCCGCCCAAGTGGTGAACCGAGACTTGAGCATCAGCGTCATCGAACTCTTctcgcggctgcggctggcgGAGCCGCGGCGTCGAGGTGGCACGAAGGAGGGGATCACCATCCTTGAGGCCCTCAGCGCTACCGGACTCCGGGCAATTCGCTACTACAAGGAAATCACGAACGTGCGCTACATCATCGCCAACGACATGGACGCGGACGCGGTGGACTGCATCGTCCGCAACTGCGCATACAACGGAGTCCCAGTCCAGTACCCGACCTTGAAGGAGAACATGCCGTCTACCGCGATCGAACTCTACGCTGATGAGACGGAGGCGGGGAAGGGTGAGCTGAAAAGTAATGTCTCACCAAGAGTCGGGGTGTgcgccggcggcgccatCTTGCCAAACCTTGACGACGCCAACGATCTCATGTTCCGGCTGGCGAtggacagcagcgcgcacccGGGAAAGCGCGTCTGCCTTGTCGACACACCCGCGGAGGCTTCGTCAGGGCCGTTGCTGCgtccgctgctgcaacaGGAGCTGATGGATGTGGTCGACCTCGATCCATACGGCTCCGCCTCACCCTTCCTCGACGGCGCCTTTCGCTGTATCAAGGAAGGTGGACTGATGCTGGTGACGAGCACCGATAGTGCCATCCTATGCGGCAACTTCGCCGATACCGCCCATGCCAAGTACAGCTCTATGCCCTACAAGGCGTCCCACTGTCACGAGGCcgcggtgcgcacgctgctcgCCTGCGTCGAGCGGGTGGCCAACCGCCAAAAAAAGTACatcgtgccgctgctgtcactCCACATTGACTTCTATGTCCGCTGCTTCTTCCGCGTCTACAGACAGCCAGCCGAGGTAAAACTTAGCGCCTGCAAGCTTGGGTATCAGCTGCAGTGCTCGAGCTGCTCAGCGTTCTGGGTGCGACCGATGGCGACAGTGCGGCAGCCCCGACCGTCGCGACAGGCGCGCCGCCGGCAGAAGCACGAGATGAACAATCGGCAGGGGCGCGCCGGCGAAAAGCCTGCCAACGGGGACGTAGAGCAGCAGAACGAGGACGAGACAGCAGAGAGCGCGACGGTAGCGCCACAGGAGCATCACCATTCCCGCCATGGGGCGAAGCGCGTGCGTGACGACGAAGACAATGATGAGGCCGCGTCGCACAAGGACAACGGCGTTCGTAAGGAGGTGTACCCCACCTCGCCAAGTCGGCATACCAATCCCAAGATCACACCACTCACACTCCAACAGATGCTGAACCTCGCAGCTGCAACCGtgtccaccgcctccgcgccGTCAAGGACAGCAGCAAGTGCGTGCCTGGTGTGCGGCAGCAACATCGTGCTCTCCGGCCCCCTCTATGCAGCTCCCACGCAGAATCGTGAGTtcctcgagcagctgctcgcgctgGTCGAGGAGCGCGCCAGAGAGGGACGACTGAACGCGGTGGCGCGCATCACCGGCCTGATCCGCACCGCCCTCGAAGAGCTCCCGGAgtgccctctcttccacttgCTGCCCGACGTCGCGTCCTATGTGAGGGTGCGCTGCCCACCAACGCCGTGCATTGTCGGTGCGCTGGCGCGACTTGGGTATCGCTGCAGTCAGGtgcactgcgccgctgcagggcTCAAGACGGATTGCCCACCGGAGGTACTGTACCGGGTGATGCTGCAGTGGAAGGCAGTGCAGGACGCGCTGGGTCTAGTCGGCGAAGCCGCGGTCGAGGACAGTGGTGACAACACCGAGAAGAAGTCCCCGGCAGCTTCAACCGCACCTCGACCGCTGTTGGTGGCCCCACTGACTGAAGCGGACTTCACGTACGATAAGGATCACGACTTCCGTGGTCGTGTAATCGGTGTGGCCAAGTTCGTGCCGAACGCACCGGGCTGGGGACCGCGCCGACGTCACCAAGGAGCAGCCGCAGTTCCGGAAGCGGTGGAATGCCACAAGGACAGTGGCACAGACAACCGCAACGGCGAGGCGTGA